GGAGCGGCGGGCCATGGCCGTCCATCTCTCACATGGCCAGTTCGTGCTCCCCATCACACCGCGCCCCCCCTGCGCCACCGTCGCGAACCCACAAGGCCACATCCGCGCATTATCGCCGGTTCCGAAAACAAAAAGGCTACGAGGACGCGCGCGAGCTAGAAAGAGCAAACGGACACGCGCCACGCCACGTCACTCACGGGTCTGGTTTCTCCGCTCCCATCCAAAGTTCCAaaccccaccaccaccaaacCCAAACCAAGCCGCTAGCCGCCTATCCTTCTTTTCCCACCAGTTTTCCATTCTTTTTACCTGTCCTAGCACTAGCAGTGCCACGGAACCTCAGACCCTGTTTGGTCTTTGGGCGGCACAAGCAGCATaaaaattttgactaataattaggggtattaaataaagatagTTTGCAAAACTAATTCCACAACCCTGCGCTATTTCGccagacgaacctaatgaggcctttgaccacacgattagaggttggttcctgtagcattactgtagccaatcatcgattaattaccgtcattagattcgtctcgaaaaattacacataTTCGTGAAaagtttttgcaaataaacttcgttttcTTTTCTCGAGAATTGTGTGCTATTTGTgataccaaaaccaaacagggcctcacATGGAACCCCTCTACTACCCTTTCTTTTTCGCAAAAgaagattatatatatatatagacacacatgATATAAGTAACACGCTAACATTAGTCTAGGATAAGGAGGAGCAAGTCAGTAAACAATGCGCTGCAAGTGCAGTTCGCGGCGCTATAAAAAAAGCTGGGATATTTTTGGTAGTGGGGGCGGCGGAATGTGTGGTTCGTGCGCTGCCAAACACGGAAACATTCATCCCCAATCAGGCACGGTGACTGACAGAGCTCTGGTGATGTAGGGATTAatctaggccgtgtttggtttggctCAAAaagtttttataaaaaatattaaataaaatctatttacaaaatcatCTTCACAATTACGGCATTGTAGCATTTACTGTAGTTAGGAGGTATTTGACCGTATAATTAGAGGGTGATTAGACATGGTtgctgtagtatcactgtagccaattatggtaatacttggctcattagattcgtctagaaAAATTACAATCATTcgtgaaaaagttttacaaataaattttgtttaatacttcatacatacattcgttttttttgaaaaaaatttcacgggaacaaccaaacatggccctaACCTGCCCGGGGACCAAAGTGGGGTGTTAGCAAGGCTGATGAGCCCAGCAAAGGTTGGTGTCGCTGATAACCCCGTCCTGATCAGACGGCACTCGAGCAGTTTTATATTCCTGAATAGTATGATTATTGTGAGCTGCAATCcagcttttcctttttttcatatataaaaaaagacatGTTCATGTTGCAATCTCAGTAGCAGTAGGGAGCTAGAAGGCAAAAAGAAATTTGTATAGCAAGGGAAGGAAAGACCCCTACCCTCCAATAATTGCTGCACAACACCTTGCGTGGCGGTGTGAACATGGCGGCGGGGCCCGGCCCACTGTTCCTTCTTTAGAATACCTGTCAGGGATGTGGTTGGCCTCCTCCTCCAGTCCTCCACTCGATTCCTCGtcgtctcctcctccctctctctcacccCGTCTCTTTTCATGCACACACTCCCTTGCTACAGTCGCTGTTGCCTCTGTAAGTACTGACTGCTACCTCCACTCCCGGGCCTCGCTTTTGTTGCCGCAAATCTttgttggccgccgccgccgccgccgccgctatctATACACTGCACCTTCCATTTCTGATTTCTCCTCGGCTCAGCTCTCACTCTGAATAGTTAATAGTCTTCTCCATCCAGCCTCGCAGCTCAATCCCTTGTTGCGTTTGCTGGATTGCAGCGTGTGTTTGGTTTGGACACTGGAGCTCGTGCTTCGATCTGGCCGAGCTCCTCTGGGACTGGGACACCAATTAGCCAGTAGATCTGGTGCTGCCACTGCCATCTCCCCGACCGAGACCTCGGCCGTGGCAAGAAAATGCCCGCGGAATGAGAGGGACAGGCCCCGGGAGTGGAGCAGCCCGAAATAGCCATTCGAGCGCGTGCGGAAGAGGAGGGAAGGTGACAGCTTGGGCAGGCAGTAGATAGGTAGAGGAGAGCTcgagctgagctgagctgagctgagGAGAGGCCGGCGTCGGCATGGACTGGGATCTCAAGGCGCCGGGCGCGTGGGACCTCGCGGAGCTGGAGCAAGAccacgcgggcggcgcggcggcggcggcagcgggagcgGCGGGGACGTCCGGCGGGCACGGCAATGCGGCCGCCTCGGCGTACCGCCCGCCCGGGGCGCCCGAGTGCTCGGTCGACCTGAAGCTTGGCGGGCTGGGCGAGTGCGAGCTCGGAGCGGGGCCGGCACGCaggcagcccgccgccgcggcggggaaggcccccgcccccgcagcctccggggcggtggcggcggcaggcccGTCGTCGCCCGGGCCCGGCGCGCCGGCGAAGCGGGCGCGcccggctggcggcggcggcgggcagcagcagcagcagcagtgcccgTCGTGCGCGGTGGAGGGGTGTACGGCGGACCTGAGCAAGTGCCGCGACTACCACCGGCGGCACAAGGTGTGCGAGGCGCACTCCAAGAcgcccgtcgtcgtcgtcgccggccgcgaGATGCGCTTCTGCCAGCAGTGCAGCAGGTAACCCAACcaaccccaccaccaccaccacccccgcGCTCGCTGCCATcgtgtagctagctagctgcccgATCGCTTCCGCCCCTTCGCTCGTCAGTACTAGCTGGGGATCAGCATCGGCTCCATCCACCATTGCTgccttcttgttgttgttgtagctCTCTCCCCCCACTGTCTCGTTTCAAGGATGCACAACTTTACCTTTTCCGGCATGACTTTTTCCAGTTTTTCAGTTCCGAGAAAATTCCTCCGTTCCCTACCATCACTGTAGCATTGCCTGATGAATTATTGCCACGCCTTTTCCTTTCTCCCCCCTGCGCTGCTCCTGCCCTGCGTGCTCAGCGCTTCACTTTCTGACGCGCTGATGAGAGTTAACGCTGCTGGCAAAGTGGGCAGCTGCTCCCCAATCGTCTGCCCAAGATCACCTACACACACAGTGACCCCTCTCTCCCTGACTCCTTGTCACCCTGTGTGTGTTCGGCgagttttctcaaaaaaaaaaaaacgcgaCCGCGAGCTGATATGGAGTAAGTCCGGAGGCCGAGCATGATTGCCTGCTTTGGTAGCTGCCTAGCTGGAAACGGGGGGAATCGACGTGATCCCCTGCGCTTTTCCCTCGTGGATGCTATGGCGGCGACAGGatgctctctttttttttccccggCAGATGTGGGGCGGCCAATCCCTTGGAGAATGGAGGCAGCACTGCCGACGCGGACAGCCAGCTTTGGTTTACCATCATTTCAGGCGGCAGCTGCTGGCCTACCACAtctgctgctactgctagcaGCTAGCGGCTGCGTCTCCTGTCTGATAGAGCAAAGGCGATATACTAGTATCTCTGCAGATATTGTGCCCATACCCACAAAGTCAGTACTACTGCTGGAAGAGGTTTATATGATGGATCTAGCCTACTATGCCTAAACCTCTTTTTTTCCCTGGGCCATTGctatgctttgaaactttgagaGGGCCAGGGATGAGTCATGAGTATGAATCCACAGTTTTATGGCTGCTGTCCAAGTCAACAGTCCTATATATGGCCTGTCAAAACGAGATTCTGCTTATTCTTGGGAGTTTCTGTCCCTGTCTTCTTCATCTGTGTTTCACTTCAGCATTTGTACTTCTGAGCTAGCAATGGCAGCAAACATGGTTTTCTGGGCACTGTTAGTCGCGGAGACATCAATGAACCATGACAAAAAATTCAGCTACATTTCTGAGCATTATATACACTTTTTCTAGGCCACCACAAATGTTTCGTAGTTCATGTAGTAAATCTTCCAACAATATTCTATCACCGAATATTTTGTTTCCTTTCAGCCTGAACCATCCTTTTTTTTGTCTGATAGTAATTGAATTTTGGCATTATGAAGTATCACTACATTTGCGATCTTAGTTCCGTCCACTTTATAGTACAGCTGTGTTGGTGCCCATTTTTGTCTTGCTGATCAATAGCAGACGGTCCCTGTCTGTTGCGGTGGACCTTTACACTATAACTTGATAGAGGATGCTAATGTGAAACTCTCGTCATATATTCTGCGAACATCTTACTCAGTGGGGACAATTCTCCATGATTGATTACTTTGTCTTTTCGTGCAAATTGCAGACTTTATAGATTAAGTGACAGTCAGTGTGCTACAAAAAAAATCAGCTTTCTTATCCCTTTGGAGAATGAAACTGTCAGTTTCTACCTCTGTATTTTGAGTGCACTATGTTGTGGTCCAAGTTCAACAGGTCTTTCAATATTTTCATGGCGTGGACAGTTCTTTGGTCCAAAAGATAGCATCTAAGACAAGCCTCTCGGCATTGAACGGCTTCATTGACATAGGAACATTGGTCCCTGGTGTGCTGTGTATTAACTATTACAAGCATATGTGCACAGTACATTAAATATTCTGACAATAATTATATTGATGATTCTTTAGTTAGGAGCATCTTCATATACCATTGGATCATGTGCCTGACTATGCAGGCCCATCCTATCTAACCCGTTTAAAAAAATCCAAACTAGGAGTATCTTCTTTGtcaataaattaaaaaaagaagCGCGGGTatattcaaattcaaatcatCGAGGACGATCCTTGTGGTCCTGATCAATTATGCCGTATTCAAGGTCATGTGTTTATGAGAGCGGCAAACTACACTGCCACAAAATCTGCAATGACTGTAGGATAATTGGCACCATGTCATCAAGGTTTTTATGTCAATTAGTCACTTATCAAGTTGATTATTTTCATATCCTTGTGTGGAGTGTTGATCCTTAATAGACAAACATATTGTCAAGAGAGATGCTGTTAGCATATTGACATAGCAACTTTCTCATTTGCCTAACTCAATTCAGTAGTCTCACCAGGATATTATGTTTATTCAGGTTTCACTTACTTGCGGAGTTCGATGACACCAAGCGCAGCTGTAGGAAGCGGCTAGATGGGCACAATCGCCGCCGCAGGAAGCCACAACCAGATACCATGGCTTCTGCAAGCTTCATCGCGAGTCAACaaggtttttttcctttttaccaATCTTCTATGTTTCTTGAATCTGCACATGGTTCAGATACATCTTTGGAATTTCCATACCTTgctagaaaggaaaagaaaacaagaCTGTAAAATAGGTCTGCCCATACATGAAAAATAAATCAGAGATTCAATTCTGCCTCTCTGCCTCTGCTCTTTTAAACTTTTCGAGGTTGCCTAGCACTTTAACATGCTGCAGAATGGAAACTTGGTTCATAGCAATAGGCTAGCAACAAGTTATTATGAACTAGTACCTTTCACGCGTTTAAATTTTTGGCTCATTAGGAAGCTCTTTTGTTTCTGCTAATTGTGTTCTCATAATTGATGCAAGGTCCTAATGCTTTCAAGATCATAAAGGTTGCTACAGAACCACTTAACGGCTATATGCTGCTTTGCTTCAGATGTGTTCTATATACTGACAAACTGTTCTTCACTACTTCTGGTGCTTGAAGAACCACAACTTAATCGACACCCCATATGAGTTCATATATAGGATAACTGCAAGACATATCTGTTTCTCATTAAGTCATTTGAGAACAGTAGTAATTTGCTCATTTATTATTTATGTTGCTAGATGTATGTCTAGCAGCTGGCAGCTGCATTACCACCTTATCAGTCGTCACCTAATCAGCGTTTCTTTCATATTCAGGGACACGATTCTCACCATTTGCCGCTCCAAGACTTGATGCGAACTGGCCGGGTGTAATCAAAACCGAGGAGAGCCCATATTACGCTCACCAAATCCCTCTGGGCACCAGCAACAGGCATAATTTCGTCGGCTCGTCGTCTGCTTACGCCAAAGAAGGCCGCCGCTTCCCTTTCCTGCAGGAGGGCGAGATAAACTTCGCCACCGGCGTGGTGCTGGAGGCTCCGGCTTCAGCGCGCCAGCCGGTCCTCAAGACGGCAGCACCTC
The Panicum virgatum strain AP13 chromosome 6N, P.virgatum_v5, whole genome shotgun sequence genome window above contains:
- the LOC120678714 gene encoding teosinte glume architecture 1-like; this encodes MDWDLKAPGAWDLAELEQDHAGGAAAAAAGAAGTSGGHGNAAASAYRPPGAPECSVDLKLGGLGECELGAGPARRQPAAAAGKAPAPAASGAVAAAGPSSPGPGAPAKRARPAGGGGGQQQQQQCPSCAVEGCTADLSKCRDYHRRHKVCEAHSKTPVVVVAGREMRFCQQCSRFHLLAEFDDTKRSCRKRLDGHNRRRRKPQPDTMASASFIASQQGTRFSPFAAPRLDANWPGVIKTEESPYYAHQIPLGTSNRHNFVGSSSAYAKEGRRFPFLQEGEINFATGVVLEAPASARQPVLKTAAPPESSTGGKMFSDGLTRVLDSDCALSLLSAPANSSSIDVSRMVPTEHVPMAQPVVSGLQFGSPSWFSRPQAAAAAAATAGFPSCPVVEGGQQLNTVLSSNDNEMNYSGMFHVGGSGGGGEGSSDGTSSSLPFSWQ